From the genome of Fusarium fujikuroi IMI 58289 draft genome, chromosome FFUJ_chr06:
GATCTACTGGTCAATAATTTCGAATCATCAAGAGAATGACCTCTTTTTGTTGTAGATATGCCAGTCCTCGGCTGTATAAGTAACAAATGATATCATGACCCAAAACCGTAACATACTGGAAAATGCCAGAATTATGCATACACCCATAAAACGCTCGATAAAACCATTATGCCTATTTTTATCCACCCATTTTTTAACACAggcttatttatagcttagAAGCAGGGCTGGGAGGTCCAGCCTGAGTGATTTCATTGTAAAGAAGACTACGCAGTAGTTAGTACTCTGGACCCAGATAGACAGCAGGGGCTTGGATGAACTTACGTTGTGAGGAAGTCGGCATAATCCTCGCCAGTGACCTGACTAGAGAAATATTGAGCAGCAAGGTGGTATTTGTTACCCTTGGGGGCAGACGCAGCAAGCTGATCAGCAACCTCCTTGAGCAGCTTCAAAGCGTACGACTTATCAACACGCTTGCCCTCAGCAGTGTTAACACCATGTTTGACCCATTGCCAAAGTTGGCTTCGAGAGACTTCGGCGGTGGCAGCATCCTCCATGAGGTAGTTGATAGGGACACAACCCACTCCGCGAATCCATGCCTCCATATAGCCAAGACCAATGTTGAGGTTCTTCTTGATTCCCTCTTCCGTGACGGTACCGGGGACGTTCATGTTGAGCAGATCGTTCTGGCCAATGGTAAcatcctctcttctcacaAATAGCTGGTTGGGAGTCGGCATATGCTTGTCAAAGATCTCGGTAGCGATGCTTGCAAGAGCAGGATGGGCAACCCAAGTGCCGTCGTGTCCAGCACGGACTTCACGGAGCTTGTCAGCGCGGACACCCTCCATAGCCTTGTCGTTGGCAGCAGTATCATTCTTGATAGGGATCTGTGCAGCCATACCACCCATGGCGTGAACACCACGCTTATGGCATGTCTGGATCAGAAGTTTCACATATGATTCCATAAAGGGAACAGTCATGGTGACCGCGGAACGGTCTGGCAGGACAAAGTTGGGGTTGTTGCGGAACTTCTTGATGACGCTGAAGATGTAGTCCCATCGACCGCAGTTGAGGCCAGAGCTGTGGTCGCGAAGCTCATAAATGATCTCGTCCATCTCGAAAGCGGCAAGAATGGTCTCAATCAGAACAGTACCTCGGATGGTGCCTCTGGGCATACCGATGTAGTCTTGAGCAAGGTTGAAGGCGTCGTTCCAAAGGCGAGCCTCAAGATGGCTCTCCATCTTTGGAAGGTAAAAGTAGGGACCGAAGCCCTGACGTTGGGTCTCAAAGGCATTGTGGAAGAAGTAAAGACCAAAGTCGAAGAGGGAACCAGAGATAGGCTCGCCATCAACTGTGACATGCTTTTCCTCGAGGTGCCAGCCACGAGGACGGACAATGAGAGTAGGTAGCTTGCGGTCGGTGCGAAGCTTGTACTCCTTTTGTCCCTGCTTGAAGTCGACCTGGCGACGGTTGGCGTCGTACAGGTTGACCTGTCCATTGATCATATTGTCCCAAGTTGGGGCACTTGAGTCTATTACAGTATTAGCAGACTAAATCATCACCAGATCACGCATCCATTAAAAGCCATAGACGGTCATTTTCCAGTCCATAGAGCAAGTATTTCAAGATGTAGTAAGAACAGCGACTCACCCTCAAAATCAGCCATGTAAGTGTAGACATTGGCGTTTAGTGCGTTGACAACCATCTTCCGGTCTGTGGGGCCGGTGATCTCAACACGACGGTCCACCAGGCCCGGGGCGGGAGGCGCACCCTTCCATGTAGGGTTCTCGCGAATATGCTTAGTCTCAGGAAGAAAGTCGGGGAGAACTCCTCGATCAAGCTCGGCCTGGCGAGCCTTGCGTCGCTCAAGGAGATTCTTGCGTCGCTCATTGAAGGAACGGTGCAGCAGTGCAAGAAAGGCGAGAGCCTCGGGTGTGAGGATCTTGCGGTGGATGTCGTCAACCTTGCCAGAAACGGAGACACCCTGAAGGACAGAATCGACGGAAGCCATTGTAATCGCAAATGGAGAACAATTCTTGTTTTGACTgatggaggatgaggtgaggtgaggtgaggtgaggtgaggagAGAGGTCAATGGGTGTTATGTACTGCTGCCAGCACTTTCACGTGTTGACGATGTCTCTGGTGATGAGGCGCCAGTGACGGTGCTTGTAAGTAGCTCTGATACTTTGCGCAAGTTTGAATGAGACAAGTGCAGAGTTCGGGGAAATGCTCGATCTCGATGAAGGTGAGAGTGAATTATTGGGAAAGCTAGTATTGAAGAGCAGAAGGATTGGGACAAGGCAGATAATTATATACATGTTAACACTGAAGCAGCTGGTGCTCCGCACATCAAATTCCTGAAGGCGCAACGTGCCTCGGACGAGGGCCGAGGGGCGCCTCCGCGTCAGTGACGGCACCGGGCctggggaagatgaagatatccCTGCAAATGAATGTCAGATGCAACACCGCACTGTCCTCTGCCTACCTTCAGTACTACGTGCGCCGAGACCAGCCCGTACATTGAAGTCCGACGATTGTTTTCTCATATTCGACTGAGCAAGGtaactaggtacctactttTGTCAAGTTGGCTTTCGTTGCTCCCATTCCTCTATAGCAAGGCGCTGCAAGGACGTATCGTTTGTTATGCGGGCAGGTGATTTCACAAGCTTACCGTGACAGTACAATACTGGGATTTTGGGACTTCTATCACCGTGCTTTTCCATTCGATGACCGAACAACGGCCATCGTCCGTGTTGGGCTCGGTAGCCATCGGCCTGGCTCGGGTGGATGGAGTGAAGGTTCACAGGTTAAAGGCAGTATCAAACCAAACCAGGCAAGATCTGACGCTAATGTCAAGGTGAATAGCATGTGGAGACGGAAATGGTGGCTAACTGCCGTGACGGTCCGGAGAGCTCAGCCGAAAGGGTACCTGAACagctaaaatatatacttCCAAGTGGACAAACTGCCACCAAATTTGTTAGGGGCCGTAGGCGGCAACTTGTATGCCTTTAGAGGAAGCCTTGTACACATGAGATATCAGGGACGTACCTACCTTCCCTCCATCGCGACTTCCCATTTCATACTCCATCTCAGAATTACCGGACCTACCTATTCaataggtacctagcttTGTCAACCACCACCTTGTTTATTGCTCGGTCTTCGACCGAGAACCTACATTCGCTTGCCATCATTCTAAGCCTCTCGATGCATATCAAGCCATTCTTATTGAACCTCGGTTGCAGTGACTGCTACACTCTTGAAACTATTGACTTACTGGTATTGATCAACTGTACCTACATGGGTACCGCAATCAATGACACCGTAGTTCGGTCTTGACCTCCGAGACGGCCTCTCGGTTTTTACTACCAGGCCACCAGCAAGGGAACAGAATTTCAACGACTTGTTACCTTTGACTTTTAGTAAGCTTGAGAACATATAATGTGGTCTCGGTGAAGAAGCGTATCTTGCTATCGAAACCATGGATCCGATCTCCCGACCGAGCAGCCGAGGCAGGTGAAGGGATCCATCCATATCTCGGGAATGTTACCGAATTTCTCCACATATGTTGATCGATTCGGACTTGACTTCCGACAACCAAACTCGTCGATATGGTAGAATAGGTACCATCTCGCCCACGGGTTGCTCAATGGTGTGTGTTATGGGACAGTTTAAGAGCGCTCTCTACTCACCGTATCACTTGCTTGAGCAAGGTAAACTACATTAAAAAGAAGATCTACCAGGTGTTTTGAAGTAACGTAAGCTTGTTTGCTAGTGCTCTCGACAACCATATTGACAAATCGACTGATGAGACACAGCAGCACTCTCTCCAGTTAAATACAAAATCAAAATCGAGTCGCACGTGCTGGTGAATTAGTCTCGGGCATTAAGATTATGTATCTATGCCGGTATATCCAGAAATTCAAGACTACAAGCGGGCTAGTTTGAAAGAGAGCTGGTTGTAAGTCAAACACTCCTTTGATTTGTGGAGGAGATTGATTTTTTCTCCTAAATAATCCATTACTTGATTAATGAGAAACTATAGATATTTTGGTCTTCATACTATCTGAATTACTATGGCTGGTCCAGATAAGCAATGACATGCTTTACCAAACTGGCTTTACCTGCTGAAGCTATAACCCATCAGGACTGTGTGAAGGTCGACTATAACATCCCCCTGCACCAACTATAAGTTAGTCATAAACACAAGAAGGCCTCGTCTTACCAAGGGGCCTCTGAGTTTTGGCTGTTGGTCTACCAAGATagtgatgagatcaaaggTTTGCTCGAAGCTATGAAGCACTATGAGACGCAACCCAAAGGCGAAGTCGAAGCATATACAAAACTATGAATTCATTCTTTCTCAAACCACAAGGACTCTGATGGCCAATGTCCGACGACTCCCCGCAGACCCTCTCTATTCGACAGAAGAGCTGCAGAAAATGTATTACTGCATAAACCACAGAATCTAAACAGCGCTGGGAAGAAGCAGCCTTAACAGCTTCTGTAACCCAAGCTCCTTTGGTTAAATTAGTATTCTAAGCCCACAGTTCATGATGATTACACAAAGAGAAAGTTTAGGGAATAGACCAGGCAAGGCCACCATGAGTTTTAGCTCTCAGGCAGCTCTTGGCTGAAATCAGCTTCAAGACACAAAACATGCTTCATACGTTTAATCAATACGTGGACTCACCTTCTGGATGCAAGCCGCGTGTTCAGCTTGCCCTTCTAGTTTTGTTCTTAACTGACCAGGTTCTCAAGAGAAAATTCGCGATATAGGATGATAAAGGGACTATCTAGTTAAGAGACGACTCAGTGGCTATTCCTAGCCTATAACTATTCCCTCCTGTACTCCGCATATTCGCCCGTCCATGTTTGAGAGAAGAAATCATACCTTTCACCTTGACCCAAAAGCAGAACAAAACGGAAAGCAATGGCTCATACATCCAACTCCATACAACCAATACCATGCACATAACTCTTTGCATAACCCCGTGATCCAACCCGCAAGGCTGTGTCAATGGCCAGCTTGCATCATATTTCGACAAGTATATATCGAAGGAGCCAGCGTGGAGCTGATTGAAACACCAATATTACGAGTTGAGTGtcttgatcatcatctttcgCTTGTTCCTGTCGGCTACCACCAAAGCTCTTGCGTCGAAGATCATGTTCATTGTGTCGACTACTCTGTGGAAACTGCTGGCTGCTCCTCGCTCCTGCGTGAACCGAATGATGCTGAGTGGCTGTTTCTTACCATGCTCAATCACTGTAACGACCTCTGCGGCAAAGGATACTTCTTTCAGATTCAAAACTAAGGTCTCTGTCAGTTCTGGTGCCGCAATCATGTCAAGCATATCACTTACAGTTCTTAGCTGCAATCCGTGCAAAGACAATGTTCCTTTGTTTGTCCACTTGAATGTCTCGAATGCCGTACTTGCGCCATTCTCGTAGGAGGATGGTAACCTCCTGACGTGCTCGTCTCCTCGAAATCGTCATGCAAATGTGGTCTGTTGCTGGTTTGACTCTGAACAGGCGTGCGAGCCAGTTTTGTTTCACCTCAATGTTGCGCACCGGGCCGGAGCCAGACTCGTGCCATTTGGTCTGAGATACCTTGGCGGAAACATGTGTCTTACCCATGATGTTGATCTCCAGTGAAGGTCGCTCTTCTTTCTGCTCAGGTCCTATTTCAATGTTAGATCACCATGTACGACTCTGTTTACGGAGACGAAATAACTCACTGGCGGTTGACATAACAGAGTCTCTTTGTTTATTGCTCTTCCAAAACGAAAAGTGGAAAGTCTTCTTCTTAGTCGGAGCCTCTGTTGACGTTGAATCGCTTCGCTTCCCATCACTAGAAGTCAAGTACGAAGTGCAATCTTGCCACTCAACGGACTCCCGGCTGGGCTCTGACTCAACTTTTGAAGGTCGTTTGAACCAAGacaatttttttttctttgtcgCCGCCTGAGCGTCATGGCAAGGGGGGTCCAGCGAAAGTGTTGTGGCAGTGGTGCCACCATCCACACTGCGTTGCGACGCCGAGTCCAATTCTCGAAGTTGTGCAGCAGGGGCCGAGTTCCGTTGCTCGGGTTCAGGGACCTTCTTCCTTACGTTGAGTGGCTCGGGAATCTTCACGGGGCTCTCGTCACCTGGCGAATGAACCACACGAATGCTGTTTTCGACTTGACTTAAGTATTCGATGCCACGGATTCTATCAATCCCTTTCGTTGTTGGTGTATGCGGAGGCGCTGACACGATACGAGCCTTGTCGTTGGCCGCTGCTCCAGCTTCGTTGATGGATGGCAGCGCAGCAGTTCTTTTGTGCTTTTGAGTATAAGTCGGAGCTGAGACAACCCGGCGCTCAGTGTGTCTCGTAAGCAGAACTGGCTGGGCTACCTCGACCTGCTCTGAGCT
Proteins encoded in this window:
- a CDS encoding probable DAL7-malate synthase 2 encodes the protein MASVDSVLQGVSVSGKVDDIHRKILTPEALAFLALLHRSFNERRKNLLERRKARQAELDRGVLPDFLPETKHIRENPTWKGAPPAPGLVDRRVEITGPTDRKMVVNALNANVYTYMADFEDSSAPTWDNMINGQVNLYDANRRQVDFKQGQKEYKLRTDRKLPTLIVRPRGWHLEEKHVTVDGEPISGSLFDFGLYFFHNAFETQRQGFGPYFYLPKMESHLEARLWNDAFNLAQDYIGMPRGTIRGTVLIETILAAFEMDEIIYELRDHSSGLNCGRWDYIFSVIKKFRNNPNFVLPDRSAVTMTVPFMESYVKLLIQTCHKRGVHAMGGMAAQIPIKNDTAANDKAMEGVRADKLREVRAGHDGTWVAHPALASIATEIFDKHMPTPNQLFVRREDVTIGQNDLLNMNVPGTVTEEGIKKNLNIGLGYMEAWIRGVGCVPINYLMEDAATAEVSRSQLWQWVKHGVNTAEGKRVDKSYALKLLKEVADQLAASAPKGNKYHLAAQYFSSQVTGEDYADFLTTLLYNEITQAGPPSPASKL